A section of the Enterobacter sp. C2 genome encodes:
- the prlC gene encoding oligopeptidase A, whose product MTNPLLTPFDLPPFSQIKPEHVVPAVTKALEDCREAVERVVAQGAPYTWDNLCQPLAEVDDRLGRIFSPISHLNSVQNSPELREAYEQTLPLLSEYSTWVGQHEGLYQAYRNLREGEAYTVLDLAQMKAVDNALRDFELSGIGLPKEKQKRYGEIAARLSELGSTYSNNVLDATMGWSKLITDESELSGMPESALAQAQAQAQAKEQEGWLLTLDIPSYLPVMTYCDNQALREELYRAYSTRASDQGPNAGKWDNSPVMAEILALRHELAQLLGFDNYAHKSLATKMAEHPQQVLDFLMDLAKRARPQGEKELEQLRAFARAEFGVDELQPWDIAYYSEKQKQHLYSISDEQLRPYFPENKAVNGLFEVVKRIYGITAKERKDIDVWHQDVRFFELYDESNELRGSFYLDLYARENKRGGAWMDDCVGQMLRADGSLQKPVAYLTCNFNRPVSGKPALFTHDEVITLFHEFGHGLHHMLTQIAVPGVAGISGVPWDAVELPSQFMENWCWEPDALAFISGHYETGEPLPKALLDKMLAAKNYQAALFILRQLEFGLFDFRLHAEFSPEQGAKILETLAEIKSQVAVIPGPNWGRFPHAFSHIFAGGYAAGYYSYLWADVLAADAYSRFEEEGIFNRKTGQDFLDHILTRGGSEEPMELFKRFRGREPQLDAMLAHYGIKG is encoded by the coding sequence ATGACCAATCCATTACTGACGCCCTTCGACTTGCCGCCGTTTTCCCAGATTAAACCTGAGCATGTGGTTCCCGCCGTGACGAAAGCGCTGGAGGATTGCCGCGAGGCGGTAGAGCGCGTGGTAGCCCAGGGCGCACCCTATACCTGGGACAATCTCTGCCAGCCGCTGGCCGAGGTGGACGATCGCCTGGGTCGTATCTTCTCACCCATCAGCCACCTGAACTCGGTGCAGAACAGCCCGGAGCTGCGTGAAGCCTATGAGCAGACGCTGCCGCTGCTCTCTGAGTACAGCACCTGGGTGGGACAGCACGAGGGTCTTTACCAGGCCTATCGTAACCTGCGCGAAGGCGAGGCCTATACCGTCCTGGATCTGGCGCAGATGAAAGCGGTGGATAACGCCCTGCGTGATTTTGAACTGTCCGGCATTGGCCTGCCGAAAGAGAAGCAGAAACGCTACGGTGAAATTGCCGCTCGCCTCTCCGAGCTGGGTTCTACCTACAGCAACAACGTGCTCGACGCCACCATGGGCTGGAGCAAGCTAATTACCGATGAGTCTGAGCTGTCCGGTATGCCGGAGAGCGCCCTGGCGCAGGCCCAGGCTCAGGCACAGGCCAAAGAGCAAGAGGGCTGGCTGTTGACGCTCGACATCCCGAGCTATCTGCCGGTGATGACCTACTGTGATAACCAGGCCCTGCGCGAAGAGCTCTACCGCGCCTACAGCACCCGCGCCTCCGACCAGGGGCCGAATGCGGGCAAATGGGATAACAGCCCGGTGATGGCAGAGATCCTTGCTCTGCGTCACGAACTGGCCCAGCTGCTGGGCTTCGACAACTATGCCCATAAATCTCTTGCCACTAAGATGGCCGAGCATCCGCAGCAGGTGCTGGACTTCCTGATGGATCTGGCGAAACGTGCCCGTCCGCAGGGTGAGAAAGAGCTGGAGCAGCTACGTGCCTTCGCCCGCGCGGAATTTGGCGTAGATGAGCTGCAACCGTGGGATATCGCCTACTACAGCGAAAAACAGAAGCAGCACCTCTACAGCATCAGCGATGAACAGCTGCGCCCCTATTTCCCGGAGAACAAAGCCGTTAACGGCCTATTCGAAGTAGTTAAGCGCATCTACGGCATCACGGCCAAAGAGCGTAAAGATATCGACGTCTGGCATCAGGACGTACGTTTCTTCGAGCTGTATGACGAAAGCAACGAACTGCGCGGTAGCTTCTATCTCGATCTCTACGCCCGTGAGAACAAGCGCGGCGGGGCGTGGATGGACGACTGCGTCGGGCAGATGCTGAGAGCCGACGGCTCGCTGCAAAAGCCGGTTGCCTACCTGACCTGTAACTTCAACCGTCCGGTGAGCGGCAAACCGGCGCTGTTCACGCACGATGAAGTGATCACCCTGTTCCACGAGTTCGGTCACGGCCTGCACCATATGCTGACCCAGATCGCCGTCCCAGGCGTGGCGGGCATCAGCGGGGTACCATGGGACGCCGTGGAGCTGCCGAGCCAGTTTATGGAAAACTGGTGCTGGGAGCCGGACGCGCTGGCGTTTATCTCCGGCCACTACGAAACCGGCGAACCGCTGCCGAAAGCCCTGCTGGATAAGATGCTGGCGGCGAAGAACTACCAGGCCGCGCTGTTTATCCTGCGCCAGCTGGAGTTCGGCCTGTTTGATTTCCGTCTGCACGCCGAGTTCAGCCCGGAGCAGGGGGCGAAAATTCTCGAAACCCTGGCCGAGATCAAATCGCAGGTGGCAGTCATTCCGGGTCCAAACTGGGGACGCTTCCCGCACGCCTTCAGCCATATCTTTGCTGGTGGCTACGCGGCTGGCTACTACAGCTACCTGTGGGCCGACGTGCTGGCGGCGGACGCTTACTCCCGCTTTGAGGAGGAGGGGATCTTCAACCGTAAAACCGGCCAGGACTTCCTCGATCACATTCTGACCCGTGGTGGTTCAGAAGAGCCGATGGAGCTGTTCAAACGCTTCCGTGGCCGTGAGCCACAGCTGGACGCGATGCTGGCGCACTACGGCATCAAGGGCTAA
- the rsmJ gene encoding 16S rRNA (guanine(1516)-N(2))-methyltransferase RsmJ, whose translation MKICLIDETGTGDGALLRLASRFGLQHDDDNPMALALTAEHLELRKRDEPKLGGIFVDFVSGAMAHRRKFGGGRGEAVAKAVGVKGSYLPDVVDATAGLGRDAFVLASIGCRVRMLERNPVVAALLEDGLTRGYADAEIGEWLRERLQLIHASSLTSLTDITPRPQVVYLDPMFPHKQKSALVKKEMRVFQSLVGPDLDADGLLVPARALATRRVVVKRPDYAPPLADVATQNAVVTKGHRFDIYPGTPE comes from the coding sequence GTGAAAATCTGCTTAATAGATGAGACAGGCACCGGAGACGGTGCCTTATTGCGTCTTGCGTCCCGTTTTGGCCTGCAGCATGACGATGACAACCCGATGGCGCTGGCGCTCACGGCGGAGCATCTTGAGCTACGCAAGCGCGATGAGCCAAAGCTTGGTGGCATTTTCGTTGATTTTGTCTCTGGAGCGATGGCGCACCGGCGCAAATTTGGCGGCGGTCGCGGCGAGGCGGTCGCGAAGGCGGTAGGCGTTAAAGGCAGCTATCTGCCGGACGTCGTCGATGCCACGGCAGGATTGGGCCGCGATGCTTTCGTACTGGCGTCCATTGGCTGTCGGGTACGGATGCTGGAGCGTAACCCGGTGGTAGCGGCACTGCTGGAAGATGGCCTGACGCGCGGCTATGCCGATGCGGAGATTGGAGAGTGGCTGCGGGAGCGCCTGCAGCTGATCCATGCTTCAAGCCTGACCTCGCTGACGGACATCACTCCGCGGCCGCAGGTGGTCTATCTCGATCCGATGTTTCCGCACAAGCAGAAGAGCGCGCTGGTGAAAAAGGAGATGCGGGTCTTTCAGTCGCTGGTAGGACCGGACCTGGACGCTGATGGTTTGTTAGTGCCTGCTCGCGCGCTGGCAACCAGGCGCGTAGTCGTGAAGCGCCCCGATTACGCTCCGCCGCTGGCAGACGTTGCCACGCAAAACGCAGTGGTGACCAAAGGGCACCGGTTTGATATTTACCCCGGCACACCAGAGTAA
- the uspA gene encoding universal stress protein UspA has product MAYKHILIAVDLSPESKVLVDKAVSMARPYNAKISLIHVDVNYSDLYTGLIDVNLGDMQKRISEETHNALAELSTNAGYPITETLSGSGDLGQVLVDAIKKYDMDLVVCGHHQDFWSKLMSSARQLINTVHVDMLIVPLRDEDDE; this is encoded by the coding sequence ATGGCTTACAAACATATCCTTATTGCGGTCGATCTCTCCCCAGAGAGCAAGGTACTGGTCGACAAAGCCGTCTCTATGGCGCGTCCCTACAATGCAAAAATCTCCCTGATTCATGTCGATGTAAACTACTCCGATCTCTATACCGGGTTGATCGACGTTAACCTGGGCGATATGCAGAAGCGCATCTCTGAAGAGACCCACAACGCGCTGGCAGAACTCTCTACTAACGCTGGCTATCCGATTACCGAAACCCTGAGCGGCAGCGGCGACCTGGGCCAGGTGCTGGTCGACGCGATTAAGAAGTACGATATGGATCTGGTGGTCTGCGGCCACCATCAGGATTTCTGGAGCAAGCTGATGTCCTCCGCGCGCCAGCTGATCAACACCGTTCACGTTGATATGCTGATTGTTCCACTGCGCGACGAAGACGACGAGTAA
- the uspB gene encoding universal stress protein UspB: protein MVSTVALFWALCIVCVVNMARYFSSLRALLVVLRGCDPLLYQYVDGGGFFTSHGQPSKQMRLVWYIYAQRYRDHHDDEFIRRCERVRRHFVLTSALCGLVVVSLIALMIWH, encoded by the coding sequence ATGGTCAGCACTGTCGCGCTGTTTTGGGCTTTGTGCATCGTTTGTGTGGTTAACATGGCGCGTTATTTCTCATCGTTACGCGCACTGTTGGTTGTCCTGCGTGGTTGCGATCCGTTGCTCTATCAATATGTGGATGGCGGTGGCTTTTTTACCTCGCATGGCCAGCCCAGTAAGCAGATGCGTCTGGTGTGGTATATCTACGCCCAACGCTATCGCGATCACCATGACGATGAGTTTATTCGTCGCTGTGAGCGGGTCCGCCGTCACTTTGTTTTAACCAGCGCCCTCTGTGGCCTGGTGGTGGTTAGCCTGATTGCGCTGATGATTTGGCACTGA
- the pitA gene encoding inorganic phosphate transporter PitA: MLHLFAGLDLHTGLLLLLALGFVLFYEAINGFHDTANAVATVIYTRALRSQIAVVMAALFNFFGVLLGGLSVAYAIVHMLPTDLLLNVGSAHGLAMVFSMLLAAIIWNLGTWYFGLPASSSHTLIGAIIGIGLTNALMTGTSLVDALNIPKVLNIFASLILSPIVGLVFAGGLVFILRRYWSNTKKRARIHLTPAEREKQDGKKKPPFWTRIALILSAIGVAFSHGANDGQKGIGLIMLVLIGVAPAGFVVNMNASGYDITRTRDAVNNVETWFQQHPDLLLKATGADPVIPTPEQTVGPNGEFHCHAGRAVVALDRAKAMLTNIESYDKLPIEQRSQLRRIMLCISDITDKVAKQPEVSADDQRLLKKLKGDMLSTIEYAPVWIIMAVALALGLGTMIGWRRVATTIGEKIGKKGMTYAQGMSAQLTSAVSIGLASYTGMPVSTTHVLSSSVAGTMIVDGGGLQRKTVTNILMAWVLTLPAAIFLSGALYWVALHLI; this comes from the coding sequence ATGTTACATTTGTTTGCTGGCCTGGATCTTCATACCGGGTTGTTATTACTTCTTGCTCTGGGTTTTGTGCTGTTCTACGAAGCGATTAATGGCTTCCACGATACAGCGAACGCAGTGGCAACCGTGATCTATACTCGCGCATTACGTTCGCAGATAGCGGTCGTCATGGCGGCACTCTTCAACTTCTTTGGCGTTCTGCTTGGCGGCCTGAGCGTAGCCTATGCCATCGTGCATATGTTACCGACGGATCTGCTATTAAACGTTGGCTCTGCCCACGGCCTTGCCATGGTCTTCTCCATGCTGCTGGCTGCCATCATCTGGAACCTGGGTACCTGGTACTTTGGGCTTCCGGCCTCCAGTTCACACACCCTCATCGGGGCAATCATCGGGATTGGTTTAACCAACGCGCTGATGACCGGCACTTCGCTGGTGGATGCGCTGAACATCCCGAAAGTACTGAATATCTTCGCTTCGCTGATCCTCTCGCCGATTGTCGGCCTGGTCTTTGCAGGCGGCCTGGTGTTCATCCTTCGTCGCTACTGGAGCAACACCAAGAAACGCGCCCGTATTCACCTCACCCCCGCCGAGCGTGAAAAGCAGGACGGCAAGAAAAAGCCGCCGTTCTGGACGCGTATCGCCCTGATCCTCTCTGCTATCGGCGTGGCTTTCTCTCACGGCGCGAACGACGGTCAGAAAGGCATTGGTTTGATTATGCTGGTCTTGATTGGCGTTGCCCCGGCTGGCTTCGTGGTGAACATGAATGCCTCCGGCTACGACATTACCCGTACCCGCGACGCGGTAAACAACGTTGAGACCTGGTTCCAACAGCATCCCGATCTGCTGCTGAAAGCCACCGGAGCCGATCCGGTTATCCCTACGCCCGAGCAGACCGTAGGCCCTAACGGCGAGTTCCACTGTCATGCAGGCCGTGCCGTCGTGGCGCTGGATCGCGCGAAAGCGATGCTGACCAATATCGAAAGCTATGACAAGCTGCCGATTGAGCAGCGTAGCCAGCTGCGCCGTATCATGCTTTGCATCTCTGATATCACCGATAAGGTTGCCAAACAGCCGGAAGTCAGCGCTGACGACCAGCGTCTGCTGAAAAAGCTGAAAGGCGATATGCTGAGCACCATCGAGTATGCTCCGGTGTGGATCATCATGGCGGTAGCGCTGGCGCTGGGCCTGGGGACGATGATTGGCTGGCGTCGTGTCGCTACCACCATCGGCGAGAAGATCGGCAAGAAAGGCATGACCTATGCGCAGGGGATGTCGGCCCAGCTCACCTCGGCCGTCTCTATCGGCCTGGCGAGCTATACCGGGATGCCGGTGTCGACCACCCACGTTCTCTCTTCGTCAGTGGCGGGAACGATGATCGTGGACGGCGGCGGTCTGCAGCGTAAAACCGTGACCAACATCCTGATGGCCTGGGTGCTGACCCTGCCGGCAGCGATTTTCCTCTCCGGTGCGCTGTACTGGGTGGCGCTGCACCTGATTTAA
- a CDS encoding NAD(P)/FAD-dependent oxidoreductase, with protein sequence MERFDAVIIGAGAAGMFCAAIAGQAGCRVLLLDNGKKPGRKILMSGGGRCNFTNLYVEPAAYLSQNPHFCKSALARYTQWDFIDLVGKHGIAWHEKTLGQLFCDDSAQQIVDLLVAECTKGNVTTRLRSEVLDVTRDDAGYTLQLNGESVITNKLVIASGGLSMPGLGASPFGYKIAEQFGLKVLPTRAGLVPFTLHKPLLEQLSLLSGVSVPSVITAEDGTVFRESLLFTHRGLSGPAVLQISSYWQPGEFVTINILPECDLDAFLNDQRTTHPNQSLKNTLAMQLPKRLIECLQQLGQIPDVTLKQLNSREQQTLVDNLTRWRVQPNGTEGYRTAEVTLGGVDTHALSSRTMEARNVPGLYFIGEVMDVTGWLGGYNFQWAWSSAWACAQALVEQN encoded by the coding sequence GTGGAAAGGTTTGATGCCGTTATCATTGGGGCTGGCGCGGCGGGGATGTTCTGTGCGGCGATAGCCGGACAGGCGGGCTGCCGGGTACTGTTACTGGACAATGGTAAGAAACCCGGACGTAAAATTCTTATGTCTGGCGGCGGTCGCTGCAACTTTACTAACCTTTATGTCGAACCGGCGGCCTATCTGAGCCAGAACCCGCATTTTTGCAAATCTGCGCTGGCGCGCTATACCCAGTGGGATTTCATCGATCTGGTCGGCAAGCACGGTATAGCCTGGCATGAGAAGACGCTGGGCCAACTTTTCTGCGATGACTCCGCGCAGCAGATTGTTGATCTGCTGGTGGCAGAATGCACAAAGGGCAATGTCACCACCCGTCTGCGCAGCGAAGTGCTCGACGTCACTCGCGACGACGCAGGGTATACGCTACAGCTCAACGGTGAAAGCGTCATAACCAACAAGCTGGTGATTGCCAGCGGCGGCCTGTCGATGCCTGGCCTGGGCGCATCGCCGTTTGGCTATAAAATTGCCGAACAGTTTGGCCTCAAGGTGCTGCCAACGCGGGCGGGCCTGGTGCCGTTTACCCTGCACAAGCCGCTGCTGGAGCAGCTGTCGCTCCTCTCCGGCGTATCGGTGCCCTCGGTCATCACCGCAGAAGACGGAACCGTGTTCCGTGAGAGCCTGCTCTTTACCCATCGTGGCCTCTCCGGCCCGGCGGTGCTGCAAATCTCCAGCTACTGGCAGCCCGGCGAGTTCGTCACTATCAACATACTGCCGGAGTGCGATCTGGATGCGTTCCTTAACGATCAGCGCACCACTCACCCGAACCAGAGTCTGAAGAACACCCTGGCGATGCAGCTGCCGAAACGGCTCATTGAGTGTCTGCAGCAGCTTGGGCAGATCCCAGATGTGACCCTGAAGCAGCTTAACAGCCGTGAACAGCAGACTCTGGTGGATAATCTTACCCGCTGGCGCGTGCAGCCCAACGGCACCGAGGGCTACCGCACGGCAGAGGTGACGCTTGGCGGTGTCGATACCCACGCGCTGTCGTCGCGTACCATGGAGGCGCGCAACGTACCGGGACTCTACTTTATCGGTGAGGTAATGGACGTTACCGGCTGGCTGGGGGGGTATAACTTCCAGTGGGCATGGTCAAGCGCCTGGGCCTGTGCACAGGCGCTGGTAGAACAAAACTAA
- the lysC gene encoding lysine-sensitive aspartokinase 3, producing the protein MTHTYPHIIVAKFGGTSVADFDAMSRSATLVLADQNVRLVVLSASAGVTNLLVELASGLESPVRLDKIATLRALQYNIISRLKQPDAIGQEIDRLLDNISRLAEDAVNSPSAALCDELVSHGEMMSSLLFVEVLREREEVETQWFDARKVIRTDDTFGCAVPAIDVIAEQAEKRLRPRIAQALIVTQGFIGSDAAGHTTTLGRGGSDYTASLLAEALNASRVDIWTDVAGIYTTDPRIVAQAKRIDNLSFSEAREMATLGAKVLHPATLLPAIRKNIPVFVGASNNPSAGGTLVLRDALEPSRYRALAVRRQQTLLTLSSLNAQPTHRFLAETFAILSRHETAMDLVTTSETSIALILNSTGSTSGEVDALTTALLTELSSHCHVEIETGLALVSLIGNALAKEAAVCKEVFAALETHAVRMICHGASNQSLGFLLPAASADSAVKALHSRLLE; encoded by the coding sequence ATGACTCACACTTATCCACACATCATCGTCGCTAAATTTGGCGGAACCAGCGTTGCTGACTTTGACGCGATGAGCCGCAGTGCCACCCTCGTTCTTGCTGATCAAAACGTTCGTCTGGTTGTATTGTCTGCGTCCGCAGGCGTGACCAACCTGTTAGTCGAACTCGCTTCCGGTCTGGAAAGCCCCGTTCGGCTGGACAAAATTGCGACCCTGCGCGCCCTGCAATACAACATTATTTCACGCCTGAAACAGCCAGACGCCATTGGTCAAGAGATTGACCGTTTGCTCGACAACATCAGCCGCCTGGCTGAAGACGCTGTCAATTCCCCTTCAGCCGCGCTGTGCGATGAGCTGGTCAGCCATGGAGAGATGATGTCCTCCCTGCTGTTTGTGGAAGTCTTGCGTGAACGTGAAGAAGTCGAGACGCAGTGGTTTGATGCGCGCAAAGTTATTCGCACCGATGATACGTTTGGCTGCGCAGTGCCGGCCATCGACGTCATTGCCGAGCAGGCGGAAAAACGCTTACGCCCGCGTATTGCTCAGGCGCTGATAGTGACCCAAGGCTTTATTGGCAGCGACGCGGCAGGGCATACCACCACCCTCGGTCGCGGCGGCAGTGACTACACCGCCTCCCTGCTGGCCGAAGCGCTCAATGCCTCACGTGTGGATATCTGGACCGATGTTGCCGGGATCTATACCACCGATCCCCGAATTGTGGCCCAGGCAAAACGTATTGATAACCTTTCGTTCTCCGAAGCCAGAGAGATGGCGACTCTGGGTGCGAAAGTGCTGCACCCGGCGACGCTGCTCCCCGCTATACGCAAAAATATTCCGGTATTCGTCGGGGCCAGCAATAATCCGTCAGCGGGCGGCACGCTGGTTCTTCGCGACGCGTTGGAACCCTCGCGCTATCGCGCTCTGGCTGTGCGCCGTCAGCAAACGCTGCTGACGCTATCCAGCCTGAACGCGCAGCCAACACACCGCTTTTTAGCCGAGACGTTTGCGATTTTATCGCGCCATGAAACGGCAATGGACCTGGTGACCACCTCGGAGACGAGCATCGCGCTGATCCTCAACTCTACCGGCTCTACCTCAGGCGAGGTCGATGCGCTGACTACCGCCCTGCTTACCGAGCTGTCGTCGCACTGCCACGTTGAGATCGAGACCGGGCTGGCGCTCGTCTCGTTGATTGGCAACGCACTGGCGAAGGAAGCCGCGGTGTGTAAAGAGGTCTTTGCCGCGCTGGAGACGCACGCCGTGCGCATGATTTGCCACGGGGCGTCCAACCAAAGCCTCGGTTTCCTGCTGCCAGCGGCATCTGCAGACAGCGCGGTGAAAGCGTTACACAGCAGGTTGTTGGAATAA
- a CDS encoding diaminobutyrate--2-oxoglutarate transaminase: MMTDKVRIDSLSADSFPQSNETLLARQAEFESNVRSYPRKLPLAITKAQGVWITDADNKQYLDCLAGAGTLALGHNHPDVIQSIQSVLTSGLPLHTLDLTTPLKDEFSAYLLSLLPGQGKEYCLQFTGPSGADAVEAALKLAKKVTGRSGVISFSGGYHGMTHGALSVTGNLSPKEAVNGMMPEVQFMPYPHQYRCPLGIGGDAGVKALTYYFENLINDVESGVRKPAAVILEAVQGEGGVNPAPAEWLQRIRKVTQEHGILLILDEVQAGFARTGKFFAFEHAGIEPDIIVMSKAVGGGLPLAVLGIKKQFDAWAPGHHTGTFRGNQLAMATGLTTLKILKEERIADKVAEQGEWLKGQLAEMQKRFPVIGHVRGLGLMIGIEIVKPQEAQDPMGCYPADGELSALLQKKCFEAGLILERGGRGGCVLRLLPSLLISKEELGIFLDKFENALLSAGVKPV, from the coding sequence ATGATGACGGATAAAGTCCGTATTGATTCTTTGAGTGCTGATTCATTCCCGCAAAGCAATGAGACCCTTCTCGCCAGACAGGCTGAGTTCGAATCCAACGTCAGAAGCTATCCGCGTAAATTGCCATTAGCAATTACCAAAGCGCAGGGCGTCTGGATCACCGATGCAGATAATAAACAATACCTTGACTGTCTTGCAGGCGCCGGAACGCTGGCGCTGGGCCATAATCACCCTGATGTGATCCAAAGCATCCAAAGTGTCCTTACCAGTGGCTTACCGTTACATACGCTTGATCTGACCACGCCGTTAAAAGATGAGTTTTCTGCTTATCTGCTCTCGCTGCTGCCGGGTCAGGGCAAAGAGTACTGCCTGCAGTTCACCGGCCCTTCCGGCGCGGATGCCGTTGAAGCGGCACTGAAGCTGGCGAAAAAAGTGACCGGCCGTTCTGGCGTGATCAGCTTCTCCGGTGGCTACCACGGCATGACGCATGGCGCGCTCTCCGTAACCGGTAACCTGTCGCCGAAAGAAGCGGTTAACGGCATGATGCCGGAAGTGCAGTTTATGCCTTACCCGCACCAGTACCGCTGCCCGCTGGGTATCGGCGGCGACGCTGGCGTGAAAGCGCTGACCTACTACTTCGAAAACCTGATCAACGACGTTGAGAGCGGCGTGCGCAAACCTGCTGCTGTGATCCTCGAAGCGGTGCAGGGTGAAGGCGGCGTGAACCCGGCTCCGGCCGAGTGGCTGCAACGCATCCGTAAAGTCACGCAGGAACACGGCATTCTGCTGATCCTTGACGAAGTTCAGGCGGGCTTTGCCCGTACCGGCAAATTCTTCGCCTTCGAGCACGCCGGTATCGAGCCAGACATTATCGTGATGTCCAAAGCGGTAGGCGGCGGTTTACCGCTGGCCGTGCTGGGCATTAAAAAGCAGTTCGATGCCTGGGCCCCGGGTCACCATACCGGTACGTTCCGTGGCAACCAGCTGGCGATGGCCACCGGCCTCACCACGCTTAAGATCCTGAAAGAAGAGCGTATTGCCGATAAAGTTGCTGAGCAGGGCGAATGGCTGAAGGGCCAGCTGGCTGAGATGCAGAAACGCTTCCCGGTTATCGGGCACGTACGCGGTCTGGGCCTGATGATCGGTATTGAGATCGTTAAACCGCAGGAAGCGCAGGACCCTATGGGCTGCTACCCGGCGGACGGCGAACTCTCTGCGCTGCTGCAGAAAAAATGTTTCGAAGCAGGCCTGATCCTTGAGCGCGGCGGCCGTGGCGGTTGCGTACTGCGTCTGCTGCCTTCGCTGCTGATTAGCAAAGAAGAGCTGGGGATCTTCCTCGATAAATTTGAAAACGCGCTGCTGAGCGCGGGCGTGAAGCCTGTTTAA
- a CDS encoding aspartate aminotransferase family protein yields MSDLNPILSGSVQSIAAYQEAIEQSTQAVVQWLKQPEMYQGKTVAELRERINLEFTAQGLGNQAAIERAVEYFLKDSLSVHHPQCVAHLHCPSLVISQAAEVLINATNQSMDSWDQSPSATIIEIKLIEWLREQVGYTAGDAGVFTSGGTQSNLMGLMLARDAFFARQGHSVQQHGLTGNLSKIKVLCSENAHFSVQKNMALMGLGYQSVTLVKTDQFSRMDLNDLKEKLAQAKANGEQVMAIVATAGTTDAGAIDPLADIAALAAEEQIWVHVDAAWGGALLLSEKYRHFLNGLELADSVTLDFHKQFFQTISCGAFLLKDARHYQLMRYQAAYLNSDFDEEQGVPNLVSKSLQTTRRFDALKLWMGLEALGKKQYAEIIDNGVTLAQQVAQFVVEQPQLELVMHPQLASVLFRFRPENGDTAGVALLNQRIGDALLASGAANVGVTEADGVTCLKLTLLNPVVCLEDVKVLLASVIACGQQLHNA; encoded by the coding sequence ATGTCTGATCTAAATCCGATTCTCTCTGGTTCCGTGCAGAGTATCGCCGCCTATCAGGAAGCGATTGAACAGAGTACGCAAGCGGTGGTGCAGTGGCTCAAGCAGCCTGAGATGTACCAGGGCAAAACTGTTGCGGAACTCCGTGAGCGCATCAATTTAGAGTTTACTGCTCAGGGCCTGGGTAACCAGGCCGCCATTGAGCGCGCCGTGGAGTATTTCCTCAAAGACAGTCTCTCTGTGCACCATCCGCAGTGTGTGGCGCATCTGCACTGTCCGAGCCTGGTGATTAGCCAGGCGGCGGAAGTGCTGATCAACGCCACCAACCAGAGCATGGACTCCTGGGACCAGAGCCCGTCGGCGACCATCATTGAGATCAAGCTGATTGAGTGGCTGCGTGAGCAGGTCGGTTACACAGCGGGCGACGCCGGGGTCTTCACCAGCGGCGGTACGCAGAGCAACCTGATGGGCCTGATGCTGGCGCGCGATGCCTTTTTCGCTCGCCAGGGGCACTCCGTTCAGCAGCACGGCCTGACCGGTAATCTCAGTAAAATTAAAGTGTTATGTTCCGAAAACGCACACTTCTCTGTGCAGAAGAACATGGCGCTGATGGGGCTGGGCTACCAGTCTGTGACGCTGGTGAAAACCGATCAATTCTCGCGTATGGATCTTAACGATCTCAAAGAGAAGCTGGCCCAGGCGAAAGCCAACGGTGAGCAGGTGATGGCCATTGTTGCCACCGCCGGCACTACCGATGCAGGCGCGATCGATCCGTTGGCTGACATCGCCGCGCTGGCGGCTGAAGAGCAGATCTGGGTGCACGTGGATGCAGCCTGGGGTGGCGCACTGCTGCTGTCTGAGAAGTATCGTCACTTCCTGAACGGCCTGGAACTCGCGGACTCCGTCACGCTCGACTTCCACAAACAGTTCTTCCAGACCATCAGCTGTGGCGCGTTCCTGCTGAAAGATGCGCGTCACTATCAGCTGATGCGTTACCAGGCGGCGTACCTGAACTCTGACTTCGACGAAGAGCAGGGCGTGCCGAACCTGGTATCCAAGTCTCTGCAAACCACCCGCCGTTTCGATGCCTTGAAGCTGTGGATGGGCCTGGAAGCACTGGGTAAAAAGCAGTATGCCGAAATCATTGATAACGGCGTGACCCTGGCGCAGCAGGTTGCGCAGTTTGTGGTCGAGCAGCCGCAGCTGGAGCTGGTCATGCACCCGCAGCTGGCTAGCGTGCTGTTCCGTTTCCGTCCGGAAAACGGCGACACCGCAGGCGTTGCATTGCTGAACCAGCGCATCGGCGATGCGTTGCTGGCCTCCGGGGCGGCGAACGTGGGCGTAACGGAAGCTGACGGTGTCACCTGCCTGAAGCTGACCCTGCTCAACCCTGTCGTTTGCCTGGAGGACGTAAAAGTTCTGCTGGCAAGCGTGATCGCCTGCGGGCAGCAGCTGCATAACGCCTGA